Proteins encoded together in one Coffea arabica cultivar ET-39 chromosome 2c, Coffea Arabica ET-39 HiFi, whole genome shotgun sequence window:
- the LOC113732295 gene encoding cinnamoyl-CoA reductase 1-like gives MAAWEAEKDRTVCVTGAGGYLASWLVKLLLSRHYTVHATLRNPDDEKYVHLKKLDKAAENLKLFKADLLDYNSISAAIRGCDGVFHVASPVPSGSVPNPEVELVEPAVKGTLNVLKACSEANVKRVVAVSSLAAVVMSPNLPEGEIIDEKCWSDGEYCKATNIWYCYSKTVAEREALQYAKETGLDVLTVCPSYVFGPMLQHDANASSLILIKLLKEGCEETENKFYNTVDVRDVAEALLLVYGRPEAEGRYICSPHVTTTKDMVETLRKNYANYKYPKRLIEVKDQSRWNISSEKLERLGWRYRPVEETLVDSVESYKQAGILD, from the exons ATGGCAGCGTGGGAGGCTGAGAAGGACAGGACAGTGTGTGTTACAGGAGCAGGGGGATACCTGGCATCCTGGTTAGTCAAGCTACTCCTTTCCCGCCACTATACTGTTCATGCCACCCTCAGAAACCCCG ACGATGAGAAATATGTTCATCTGAAGAAACTTGACAAAGCAGCTGAGAATTTGAAACTCTTTAAGGCTGATTTGCTGGATTACAACTCCATTTCTGCAGCCATCAGGGGTTGTGATGGCGTATTTCATGTAGCTAGTCCTGTTCCTTCAGGCTCTGTTCCCAATCCTGAG GTTGAACTTGTTGAGCCAGCTGTAAAGGGTACCCTTAATGTACTGAAGGCTTGTTCTGAAGCAAATGTCAAGCGCGTTGTAGCGGTTTCCTCTCTTGCTGCTGTTGTAATGAGTCCTAATCTGCCTGAAGGTGAAATTATAGATGAGAAGTGTTGGTCAGACGGAGAATACTGCAAGGCAACAAAT ATCTGGTATTGTTACTCCAAGACGGTTGCTGAAAGAGAGGCTTTACAATATGCAAAAGAAACTGGCCTTGATGTTTTAACTGTATGCCCATCCTATGTTTTTGGCCCCATGCTTCAGCATGACGCAAATGCTAGCAGCCTAATTCTCATAAAGCTATTGAAAG AAGGATGTgaagaaacagaaaacaaaTTCTACAACACAGTAGATGTGCGTGATGTGGCCGAGGCACTGCTTTTGGTTTACGGGAGACCTGAAGCTGAAGGCCGGTACATATGTTCACCTCACGTCACCACGACAAAAGATATGGTGGAAACTCTGAGGAAAAACTATGCCAACTACAAGTACCCTAAGAG ACTCATAGAGGTGAAGGATCAAAGCCGATGGAATATTAGCTCAGAAAAATTGGAGAGGCTGGGCTGGAGATATAGGCCAGTGGAAGAAACTCTTGTTGACTCTGTCGAAAGCTACAAGCAGGCTGGGATCTTAGACTGA